A window of [Clostridium] innocuum genomic DNA:
ATGTTCGATACGTATATAAGAGTGTATATAAAAAAAGGAGAATTGTACATATGCAAAAAGAGATGAAAAGGGAGTATCCGATTCCCTTTCACAATGATGTTTTTTTCAAGTATATGCTGATTGGAGAGGATGCAGGCTCTAAATTGCTGAGAAGCAGAATTATTGAAGAAATTTATGGATTGAAGGTTCAAAGAACCCAGGTGCTGAATCCGGAGCTGCTGCCGGAAGTCTTTTTCGGAAAACGAGCGGTTTTGGATGTTGTATTGGAGGATGAAACCGGTCACCTTTATGATTTGGAGATGCAGGTATCCGGGTACACGAAGGAGGAACAGCTGCGTTTTCAGCAGTATGGCTACCGCCTGGTCGGAAGACAGCTGAAGCAGGGGGATGATTACACAAAGCTGAAGCCGTTTTATCAGATTATCTTTATGAATTCGATGCCTAAAGCAGGAGGCCGCATGATTCGTCACTATACGGTAAAGGATGAAGACAATCAGGAAGAACCAAACAATACTCTGCATCGCGCAATTGTGTTTTTACCGATGATCAGGCAGCGTGTGAAGGAGGTCGGGGGTATGGAAAACCTGACAGAATTTGAAACCTTCTGTTATGTGCTTGCATATAATCCGGATGATGCTATACTAAACATGAAGAGAAGGATGGTGAATGTGGCTATGGGAAAATATAATGCAATGCGTGAAGATGGCCCGTTATTCAGCTGGGCGGAATCGGTGGAGTTTGCGAATCGTGCAGTACAGGCAAATCTGAGAGAGCAAACTGCGGAAGCCAAAAGACAGGGAAAGGATGAGGGTCTTGACCAAGGCAAGAAAGCCTTATTAAAAGCACAGATTATCCATAAGTATGGAATCGATGATGGATGGGTGGATACCTTGTCCAACGCGCAGATTGATGCTGCCGTCATATGTATTCTGGAATGTGAAGCCTATCCCGACTTAAAGGAAAAGCTGAAGCATACCGCTGCGGAATAGATCAAGTTCTCCTGTCTTTAAACGTTTATTCAAAAAAGAACCTGCCGCCTGACGGGTTCTTTTCCTTACATTATAGCACCAGAGAATACACATCATCGAATGCTTTACAGAATTTTTGTCGTCCATTCCTCCAGATTCCAGACCTCATCCACAATATCGCCATAGAAATCCGGGTCATGGGAAACCAGAAGGATCGTTCCCTTGTAGGCCTTCAATGCCCGCTTCAGCTCCTCCTTGGCATCCACATCCAGATGGTTGGTAGGCTCATCCAGCACTAAAACGTTATGCTCACGATTCATCAGCACGCAAAGACGAACCTTTGCCTGTTCTCCTCCGGAAAGCACACACATTCCGGATTCGATATGATCTGTCGTCAGTCCGCACTTTGCCAGAGCCGCACGTACCTCACCGTTTGTCATCGCCGGATACTCTTTCCAGAAATAATCCAGTGCACTCATGGATTCTCCGGCTTCCTCCTGCTCGAAAAAGCCGATGGATGCATACGGGTCAACCTCAACGCTTCCGCTGACGCCTGGAATTCTGCCCATCAGCGTTTTCAGCAGTGTTGTCTTACCAAGACCGTTAACACCTTTTATCGCCACCCGCATATTGCGCTCCAGCACCAGATGCATTGCTTTTGTCAGCGGTTCCTCATAGCCGATCACCAGTTCCCTTGCGTCGAAAATCACACGCCCCGGTGCGCGGTCCGATAAAAAGGAAAAGCTGGGCTTCACTTTTTCCTTTACCTTTTCGATACGATCCATCTTATCCAGCTTCTTCTGGCGGGAATGAGCCATGTTACGCGTTGCAACACGCGCCTTGTTGCGGGCGATGAAATCCTCCAGATCGGCGATTTCCTTCTGCTGTTTTACATATGCCGCCTCCAGCTGGCGTTTCTTTAACGCATGCTGTTCTAGAAAATAATCGTAATCTCCGACATACCGTGTCAGCTCACAGTTTTCAACATGATAAATAATGTTGACAACGCTGTTCAAGAACGGAATATCATGCGACACCAGAATAAATGCATGCTCATAGGAAATCAGAAAGTTCTTCAGCCATGCAATATGTCCCTCATCCAGATAGTTGGTCGGCTCATCCAGAATCAGAATCATCGGATTTTCCAGCAGCAGCTTGCATAACAGCACCTTGGAGCGCTGCCCTCCACTCAACATGGTAACATCCTTTTCCAGACCGATATCCAGTAATCCAAGTCCCTGTGCGACCTCCTGTATTCTGGCATCAATCATATAGAAACCGCTGTGCTCCAGTATGTCCTGAATTTCCCCGACATCCTGCAAAAGCTCATTCATACACTCCTCACTGCAATCTCCCATCTCTTCATATTTCTGCAGCATTTCCGCTTCCAGCTCAAACAGATGGGAAAATGCATCCTGCAATACTTGGCGAATCGACTTTCCCTTCTCCAGAACCGTATGCTGATCCAGATAGCCTCGTGTGATTCTGCGGCACCAGGCAACACGCCCTTCCTCCGGAACCAGCTTTCCCGTCAGTATATTCAGAAAGGTTGATTTCCCTTCTCCGTTGGCTCCGACAAGACCAACATGCTCACCGCTCAGCAAACGAAAGGATACATTCTCCAGAATCTGTCTTCCACCGAAGCTGTGCGAAACATTTTCTACCGTAACAATACTCATACCTACCTCCACAATTCTTACCCTGACAAGTATACCATGTGCTCCATTTGTATGCAATCCTGCTTTCCGTTTGTAGAAGGCTTTACTACTCGAATGAAATCGTCAATACCAGTGATACGTTTATACAAATAAAGGCAGGCCGTTTTCGAATATAATTCCTGCCGAATACAATGCTTTTATAAGAAAGCAAATACGCCTCACCGTTTTGTATCAACTGGTTCCAAATGGCTTGATCAACATGCTTCATATGATAACATATGCTATGCTACTTCCAGAAACGGCTTTCACTGCCTTATTTCTTTCATATCCGTGTTGCTTCGACATATACTAACGAAAGCATATGCTGAATTTAGAAATATTTAAGAAAGAAATACGACAAAATTACAAAAGCGTAAGGCCCAAAGTCATTAGGATTTGCTATAATATACATATACGAGGTGATTTCATGCACAGCAATGACGACAAACGAGAATGGATTGATCCAGCACAGGGTCTCAGCGATTCTCAGGTTCAGGAGCGTATTGATGCAGGCTGTGTCAATACACAGGATGAGCGCATTACCAAAAGCTATGAGGAAATATTCCGGGACAATGTTTTAACCCTGTTTAATCTGATCAATGCTATTCTGGCAGGATTGATTATTTTTATCGGCTCCTTTAAAAATCTGCTTTTTCTGGGGGTTGTAATTTCCAACCTGGTCATTGGTATCCTTCAGGAGATTCGAGCCAAGCGTGTATTGGACAAGCTGTCTTTGATTACGCAGCCCTATTTGAAGGTATTGCGCAACGGAAAAGAAATGGAACTGCATATGGATGATATCGTTCTGGATGATATTCTATGCCTTTCCACCGGCTCTCAGGTATGCGCCGACGCTATGGTTGTTGAGGGACGTCTGGAGGTTAACGAATCCCTGGTTACAGGAGAATCGGATATCATCGTCAAGCATACGCACGATACCCTGTATTCCGGCAGCTTTGTCGTCAGCGGACAGGCCAAGGTACAGGTACAGCATGTCGGCAAGGATAATTATGCCGCTACGATTATGAAGGATGCAAAAACATTTAAAAAGCATAAATCACAGCTGCGGGATTCCATTAACTTCATAATTAAAACCATCGGTATTATCATTATTCCCGTTGGCATTCTGCTGTTTTCAAAGCAGTTTTTTCTGACTGAGAGCACTCTGCCGCAGGCGATCGTATCTACGGTTGCGGCATTGCTGGGAATGATACCGGAGGGCCTTGTTTTACTGACAAGCGTTGCACTGGCGGTTGGCTCCATCAATCTGGCGAAGCGCAAAACGCTGGTGCAGGAGCTGTACTGCATTGAAACACTGGCACGCGTGGATACCCTGTGTCTGGATAAGACAGGAACCATAACGGAAGGCAATATGCAGGTGGAGCGTATCCAGGCACTGAACGCAGACGAGAAGGAAATCCTTTTGATTCTTGCAAATATGATGGATGCTCTGCAGGATGATAATGCAACTGCTCAGGCGATTCGCAGGCATACACCGCAGGAATATGAAGCATTTCGCGTATTACATACCCTTCCCTTCTCCAGTGCAAGAAAGCTGAGTGCCGTAAGCTTTGAAAATCGCGGAACCTATATCATGGGTGCCTATGAATTTGTCAACGGCAGTGAAAATGCAGAGCTGCAGGCTGAAATTGATAAACAGGCCAGTCTTGGAAACAGGGTGCTGGTACTGGCACACAGCAAGGAAGCTATGGAACAGGAGCCTGCCAAGAACAATACAGTGATCGCTTTGATTCTGCTGAGTGATCCCATCCGGTTGGAGGCACCGCAAACCCTGGATTACTTTCTGTCGCAGGGGGTTGATGTCAAGGTTATCAGCGGGGATGATCCACGCACGGTTCATGAAATCGCACATAAGGCTAATCTGAAAAATTATGAGCGCTATGTGGATGCCAGCACCTTAAAGGATGAGGATATTCCGGAAGCAGTGAAAGACTATACCGTTTTCGGTCGTGTTTCACCGATGCAGAAAAAGCTGATGATTCGCGCTCTAAAGGAACAGGGGCATATTACGGCAATGATAGGAGACGGTGTCAATGATGTCATGGCCTTAAAGGAAGCGGATTGCAGCATCTCTGTTGCACAGGGAAGCGAGGCAGCAAAGAACATCGCCAATCTGGTTTTACTGGACAACAATTTTGCGAGTATGCCGCATATCGTGGACGAGGGCCGAAGAGTCATCAACAATATTCAGCGTGCCGCTTCCCTGTTTCTTGTGAAAACGACATTTTCAACCATCCTCAGTATTTTAACCCTTTTCTTCATGAGCCGCTATCCGTTTGAGCCGATTCAGCTTACACTGATATCCTCCTGTACAATTGGTATTCCTTCCTTCTTCCTGGCACTGGAAGCCAATCATGCCCGTGTTGAGGGAAACTTTCTAATCAATGTACTGGGCCGTGCCTTTCCCGGAGCACTGTGTGTCGTCCTCAGTATCCTTTATGTCAATATATCCTCTTTGTTTTTTCAAATGACGCCGGCTGCTATGTCCACTATGTGTGTCCTGCTGACCGGTACCAGCTCACTCATTGTGCTGTATCGGGTGTGTACGCCGTTTACGAGAAAGCGTCTGCTGATTTTCTCCACTATGACCGCACTCTTTATCGTATGCATCGTCTTTTTACCGGGTATTTTCTCTCTGGTACGGCTGAGCTATATGCAGTTTGTATTGACCGGTGCCGGTATGGCCGCCATACCGTTTGTCATGGATTTCTTTTTCCGCTTCGGAAACCGCTTCAAGCTAAAGGAGCGTCTGCTTAAGGTCGGCAGATAGCAAGAGTTAAGCAAAGCGGATAGCGTGCATCCCTTCATGAAAGACCTCAAGCTGTCAGGTGGATACAAAAAAAGGAAATCACGAACTGATCGTTCCATCACAATCGTTTCGGATTTCCTCTTTTAGGACAAGGCGAGGAAGAGCTTGTTATGGCTCCTCCTCTTTTTATTATGGCTGCATACTGGTATCCTCCAAGGCATCCTGCGTGCGGCGGCTTTTCATAATCACCAGCGCGATACACAGGAAGGCTGCAGCAAACAGCAGCAGAATTCCATAGGTCATAAAGGCTTCCTGCAGCAGCGCATCCCCTACATGGACTGCCGAGGTCAAAGCATCATTCAGCTTCACATACCAGTAGCTTGGCAGAAAACGGGATATAACGAGAATATTCTCGCCAATCATACTCAGCGGTACAAAGGCACCGCACAGAAAGCTGGAGCCCAGCCCGACAATATTACTGATGCCATTCAGCATATCATCCGGATGCTTGCTCTTTGTGGATATCACACAGAACATAAAGGACATGGAAACACACATCAGCATGAATACAAATGCATTGATAATTTCCAGCAAGCCTCCCAGTGTCATCATGGAGTCCCACACCATCCCAAGAATCATCAGCATCATAAGCCCCCATAACGCGATACCTACGGACAGATTACAGAACACCAGCTGCAGATTCATACGATTCTGTGATACCGGAGCAAGCAGATTCCGTTTGGTAATCTCCGCATCGAAAAAGGAATGCATCGTTAAACCGATCAGAAGAATGGTTATGACAAGCATGATATAGGAACCATAATTGAAATATGCACCACGCAGCATGGAGGAGGTGGCAACCTCTTCAGAATCTGACATTCTCACCTCGGCTGCGGTATTCAGGTTTTTCTGTACGCGTATATGCAAATCTGAAATTTCCTGCTTTGGATAAAGCTGCTCATACGCATGCATGGTATCCAGATATTTATTGATTGTCTGCTGAAGCAGTACACCGTTCACATCGTCCGGGCGCTGGTTCATGGAAACCGCTTCCTTCCCGGATGCGAACTCCTCTTCAAAGCCCTCAGGAATCGTTATGATAGCGGACACATCTGCATAGAACAGTGCATCCTGTGCATCGCTGTTCGATACATTTTTATGCTTGATATTCGCCTGTGTGCCGAGATAGGTTAACAGGCCTTCACTCAGACTGCTGCCATCCCGGTCAAGAACGGCGATATTCGGCTTTGATCCCTCATACATCTTAATATCACTGCGCTCAGATGCAGACATGCCAAACACAAAGAAGACGGTGAAGAAGATGGACATATAGATCATCAGCGTCAGCCAATGTGATTTCATAATTTTATAATAAACCTTTAAGACACTCATTTAACGCACCCCCAGACTGTGATAGCTCTTCCTGCTGAGTGCACGGAAGCTGATCAGATAGCATACCATCGTAAATCCTGCAAGCAATGCCAGATTAAAGAAATAGCGCTCGCCTACACCATAGTAGTACAGGGAATACAGCCCATCCGTAATCATATTCACCGGATTGATATAGGTTAAAAACGGAGCATATTCCTGTACATAATATTTCAGCTGTACCGCCATCATACCGGCAAGCGCACTGCAGATCAGTGTGATAGAGGTCATGATCCCCGTCTTGCCATCCGGAGGTATCTTGCTAGTGATACTGCCAATCAGAATGCCAAAAGCATTTCCGGCAAAGGCTCCCAGCACCATCATGAGGAAGACATAGCCAAGCTGTGATCCAAAGGATACGTCCAGAATGAAATACATATAGGCAAACTGGATGAGCAGAAAGACAATTTGAATCGCTATATCAATCATAAAATCCGCAAGCAGTGCCTTTCCCTTGTGCAATGGTGATACTGCCAGGCGTGCTGCACGTTCGCTTTGATTCGCCTGCAGCTCATACATGGAATTGATTGCCCAGTATCCGCCAAACATGGCGTT
This region includes:
- a CDS encoding HAD-IC family P-type ATPase; the encoded protein is MHSNDDKREWIDPAQGLSDSQVQERIDAGCVNTQDERITKSYEEIFRDNVLTLFNLINAILAGLIIFIGSFKNLLFLGVVISNLVIGILQEIRAKRVLDKLSLITQPYLKVLRNGKEMELHMDDIVLDDILCLSTGSQVCADAMVVEGRLEVNESLVTGESDIIVKHTHDTLYSGSFVVSGQAKVQVQHVGKDNYAATIMKDAKTFKKHKSQLRDSINFIIKTIGIIIIPVGILLFSKQFFLTESTLPQAIVSTVAALLGMIPEGLVLLTSVALAVGSINLAKRKTLVQELYCIETLARVDTLCLDKTGTITEGNMQVERIQALNADEKEILLILANMMDALQDDNATAQAIRRHTPQEYEAFRVLHTLPFSSARKLSAVSFENRGTYIMGAYEFVNGSENAELQAEIDKQASLGNRVLVLAHSKEAMEQEPAKNNTVIALILLSDPIRLEAPQTLDYFLSQGVDVKVISGDDPRTVHEIAHKANLKNYERYVDASTLKDEDIPEAVKDYTVFGRVSPMQKKLMIRALKEQGHITAMIGDGVNDVMALKEADCSISVAQGSEAAKNIANLVLLDNNFASMPHIVDEGRRVINNIQRAASLFLVKTTFSTILSILTLFFMSRYPFEPIQLTLISSCTIGIPSFFLALEANHARVEGNFLINVLGRAFPGALCVVLSILYVNISSLFFQMTPAAMSTMCVLLTGTSSLIVLYRVCTPFTRKRLLIFSTMTALFIVCIVFLPGIFSLVRLSYMQFVLTGAGMAAIPFVMDFFFRFGNRFKLKERLLKVGR
- a CDS encoding ABC transporter permease — encoded protein: MLHLLKYRFRLMIRNRVLLFWTLIFPMLLTTFFGMVLKDAYTVDTFQTVPIAVVEQKDLLQLKAVLKDVRQGDTALFKVSYVGEEQAKQLLKEDKVSAVVKLQDPIAITVNQNGLDQTITKTFFDEYSQKIHLVEEAMQQYPDGSAVSALFTQTASHVKEANTDHTDLSSVFFYTVLAMNAMFGGYWAINSMYELQANQSERAARLAVSPLHKGKALLADFMIDIAIQIVFLLIQFAYMYFILDVSFGSQLGYVFLMMVLGAFAGNAFGILIGSITSKIPPDGKTGIMTSITLICSALAGMMAVQLKYYVQEYAPFLTYINPVNMITDGLYSLYYYGVGERYFFNLALLAGFTMVCYLISFRALSRKSYHSLGVR
- a CDS encoding transposase, which codes for MQKEMKREYPIPFHNDVFFKYMLIGEDAGSKLLRSRIIEEIYGLKVQRTQVLNPELLPEVFFGKRAVLDVVLEDETGHLYDLEMQVSGYTKEEQLRFQQYGYRLVGRQLKQGDDYTKLKPFYQIIFMNSMPKAGGRMIRHYTVKDEDNQEEPNNTLHRAIVFLPMIRQRVKEVGGMENLTEFETFCYVLAYNPDDAILNMKRRMVNVAMGKYNAMREDGPLFSWAESVEFANRAVQANLREQTAEAKRQGKDEGLDQGKKALLKAQIIHKYGIDDGWVDTLSNAQIDAAVICILECEAYPDLKEKLKHTAAE
- a CDS encoding ABC transporter permease; protein product: MSVLKVYYKIMKSHWLTLMIYMSIFFTVFFVFGMSASERSDIKMYEGSKPNIAVLDRDGSSLSEGLLTYLGTQANIKHKNVSNSDAQDALFYADVSAIITIPEGFEEEFASGKEAVSMNQRPDDVNGVLLQQTINKYLDTMHAYEQLYPKQEISDLHIRVQKNLNTAAEVRMSDSEEVATSSMLRGAYFNYGSYIMLVITILLIGLTMHSFFDAEITKRNLLAPVSQNRMNLQLVFCNLSVGIALWGLMMLMILGMVWDSMMTLGGLLEIINAFVFMLMCVSMSFMFCVISTKSKHPDDMLNGISNIVGLGSSFLCGAFVPLSMIGENILVISRFLPSYWYVKLNDALTSAVHVGDALLQEAFMTYGILLLFAAAFLCIALVIMKSRRTQDALEDTSMQP
- a CDS encoding ABC-F family ATP-binding cassette domain-containing protein produces the protein MSIVTVENVSHSFGGRQILENVSFRLLSGEHVGLVGANGEGKSTFLNILTGKLVPEEGRVAWCRRITRGYLDQHTVLEKGKSIRQVLQDAFSHLFELEAEMLQKYEEMGDCSEECMNELLQDVGEIQDILEHSGFYMIDARIQEVAQGLGLLDIGLEKDVTMLSGGQRSKVLLCKLLLENPMILILDEPTNYLDEGHIAWLKNFLISYEHAFILVSHDIPFLNSVVNIIYHVENCELTRYVGDYDYFLEQHALKKRQLEAAYVKQQKEIADLEDFIARNKARVATRNMAHSRQKKLDKMDRIEKVKEKVKPSFSFLSDRAPGRVIFDARELVIGYEEPLTKAMHLVLERNMRVAIKGVNGLGKTTLLKTLMGRIPGVSGSVEVDPYASIGFFEQEEAGESMSALDYFWKEYPAMTNGEVRAALAKCGLTTDHIESGMCVLSGGEQAKVRLCVLMNREHNVLVLDEPTNHLDVDAKEELKRALKAYKGTILLVSHDPDFYGDIVDEVWNLEEWTTKIL